The Chloroflexus aggregans DSM 9485 genome segment GGCTACCACTACCGGTTTGATCGTTGTTTTGGGTGAAGTGACCTACGAGCGAGGGTATATCCCGATTGAGGAAATTGTGCGCCGCACGGTCAAAGAGATCGGCTATACCAATGCCGAGTACGGCTTTGATGCCGATACGTGCGGTGTTATGGTCGCCATTCACGGTCAGTCGCCGGATATTGCGATGGGTGTCGATAAGGCGCTTGAGGCAAAGATCGGTGCGATGCAGGATGATGTCGAAGCGGTTGGGGCCGGTGATCAAGGGATGATGTTCGGCTTTGCATGTGATGAGACGCCAGAACTGATGCCGGCGAGTATTGCACTGGCGCACCGCCTCATCCGTCGCCTCGAGCGGGTGCGCAAAGATGGCACATTGCCCTATCTGCGCCCCGATGCTAAATCACAGGTCACGGTTGAGTATAGCTTTGGCAAGCCGGTGCGCGTTGATACGGTATTGATCAGTAGTCAGCATGCACCTGATGTCACCCAAGAGCAGATCCGGGCCGATCTGATCGAGCATGTGATTAAGACCGAGATTCCAGAGGCGTGGCTCGATACGCAGACCAAAATCTTCATCAACCCGACCGGACGTTTTGTAATCGGTGGTCCGATGGGCGATAGCGGGTTGACCGGACGCAAGATTATTGTGGATACCTACGGTGGGGTAGCTCGTCACGGTGGGGGGGCATTTAGCGGCAAAGACCCCTCGAAGGTGGATCGCAGCGCTGCTTATGCGTGCCGCTGGGTAGCCAAGAATATCGTGGCTGCCGGTCTTGCGCGTCGTGTTGAGCTGCAAGTGAGCTATGCGATTGGCGTCGCTCGGCCACTTTCGCTCAGCGTCGAGACATTCGGAACCGGTACGGTGCCCGATGAAGTTATCCTCAAGGCGATTAACGAGGTGTTCGATCTGCGACCGGGTGCAATCATCCGTGATCTCGATCTGCGTCGCCCGATCTACCGTAAAACTGCGGCGGGTGGGCATTTTGGTCGGACCGACATTGATTTGCCGTGGGAGCGCACGAATCGCGTGGAAGAGCTGCGCCGCGCCGCCGGGTTGTAATGTCTATCGGTAGGAGTTTGGGCGCGAAGACGCAACGGTGTTACGAACAAGACACCATTGCGCCTTCGCACTTTTTTGTTGATCTGGGTTTTCTATGCAAACACAGTCGCGCTGGCAACGATTTGCTCGGACCATCTACGACTATGTGTTGCTGACC includes the following:
- the metK gene encoding methionine adenosyltransferase, with the protein product MANTFMNSPRFYFTSESVSEGHPDKMCDQISDAILDAFLSHDPKARVAVETATTTGLIVVLGEVTYERGYIPIEEIVRRTVKEIGYTNAEYGFDADTCGVMVAIHGQSPDIAMGVDKALEAKIGAMQDDVEAVGAGDQGMMFGFACDETPELMPASIALAHRLIRRLERVRKDGTLPYLRPDAKSQVTVEYSFGKPVRVDTVLISSQHAPDVTQEQIRADLIEHVIKTEIPEAWLDTQTKIFINPTGRFVIGGPMGDSGLTGRKIIVDTYGGVARHGGGAFSGKDPSKVDRSAAYACRWVAKNIVAAGLARRVELQVSYAIGVARPLSLSVETFGTGTVPDEVILKAINEVFDLRPGAIIRDLDLRRPIYRKTAAGGHFGRTDIDLPWERTNRVEELRRAAGL